The Heterodontus francisci isolate sHetFra1 chromosome 23, sHetFra1.hap1, whole genome shotgun sequence nucleotide sequence gttacttcctcaaaaaactcagttaagttagtaaaacatgaccttcccttatcaaatccatgctgactatccctaattaatccatgcctttctaagtggcagtttaccctgtccctcagaatagattctaacaattttcccaccaccaaggtcagactgaccggcctataattatttggcctatccctcgcaccctttttaaacaatggtacaaattTCACAGatctccaattgtctggtacctctcctgtatctagtgaggatttgaagacgatcctcagcgcatccgttatttcctcgctggcttcctttaacaacctgagatgcaatccatccagccctggcgatttattcactttcaaggatgtcagttcctctagtactttctctctctctatttgtaaAAGTGATTTGTAGAAGGTTTGTAAAAGTGGAATAATATGATTGCAACATTTCCCTTCCACACTAGGGAAAGCATGTGGCTTCCTGTCTGCCAAAGGAGGAAGCTCACAAATATGTACATCTTAGATGACAACCTAAGAGCAGTCATTCTGGCACATTGTTTCAGTATATAGGTGCAGGTGCTTCTCCACCAGTCTGTTTGGTGTTCCATTCATGTGGTGCTATTGGCTATATCCTCTGAGTTACCACCTTTTAGTTGTGATAATGATGTCCATTCTTGTAAACAATTTTTGTTGATCATAATGTTCATTGGTTCCTAATGCCACACTGGAGCAGAAGTGAGATATGAGTTTCAGTTTGTTCCAGGTGAGCTACAGTGCTGTGGTTTGGATGGGTAGTTGGAACCACAAGCCAATGTTCTCTTAAGCAAATGTAAAAGTTTTTGCTAGTTCCAGAATGGCAGAAGGTGTTTCCAGCTAATGTGGTTTAACTAATTGTGTAAACAGCCCTGTTTAACTGATTTGTGTGAAAAGTAAATTTCAGCTAGGGCAGCACTAGGGTGCTGCAATTTGACATTGCTCATGAATTAGAGAACAGAAAAATGCCCAGAATTTCTTTGGAGTGGTCCTTATATCCGAGCCTAAACAATGATCGCTAGCATTATAACTGACCCTTGGGGCATCATAACCAGGGGCGGACTGGCCGCATGAGAAATCAGGAGATTTCCTGCCTGCCTGCTGTGAATCGCTCCATGTTTAAAAGGTTGAAAGtggatctaatcgaggtgtttaaaatgatacagagaaactatttgatCTGGTGTGGGAATTCTGAACAAGAGGATATTCCTTAAAAATTAGAGCTGGACCAGTTAGGAGTAAAATTGGGAAGCATTTTTTTTCATACGAGAGAGTtgtggaatctggaactctctccgcaAAAGGCTCTGCTTGATGCtgtgttaattgaaattttcaagaataagatcgattgatttttttttttagctaaGGGCATCGAGGAATATGGAGAAAAGGTGTATAaaaggagttgagatacagatcagtcataatagaatggcagaacaagcttgtgGGGCTTACTGGCCTATTCCTGCCCCTATATTCTATGGTACACTATTATCAACACCCCCTATTTCCATGAGAATCCTGTAGAATCCCATACCCTTTCGGTGGAGCTAGTCTGTCTCTGATTATGCCCAAGCATGCCCTTGTTAAGGGCAAGTGGTGTTTAACTAAATGGATTGAGTTCTgtgagggaacagagagggttgatgtggtatacatggacttccaaaaggcatttgataaaatgccacataacgggcttgtcagcaaagctgaagTGCATGGAAtaaaatatggttgactcttaagagccctctgaaatggccgagcaagccactcagttgaatcataatgctacaaagtcaataaggaatgaaaccagacggaccacccaccatcgacctaggcaccggaaatgacaacggaaaacccagccctgtcgaccctgcaaagtcctccttactaacatctgggggtttgtgccaaaggtgggagagctgtcccgcaggctagtcaagcaacagcctgacatagtcatactcacagaatcataccttgcagacaatgttccagacgctgccatcaccatccctgggtatgtcctgtcccaccagcaggacagacccaccagaggtggaggcacagtggtatacagtagagagggagttgccctgggagtcctcaacattgactcccgaccccatgacgtctcatggtcaAACCTGGgctaggaaacctcctgctgattaccacctacctcagctgatgaatcagtactcctccatgttgaacaccacttggaggaagcactgaggatggcaagggagcagagtgtactctgggtgggggacttcaatgcccatcgccaagagtggctcggtagcaccagtactgaccgagctggccgactcGTAAAGGGCatagcctgcggcaggtggtgagggaaccaacaagagggaaaaatatacttgatctcatcctcaccaatctacctgccgcagatgcatctgtccatgactgtattggtaggagtgaccaccaaacagtccttgtggagataaagtcccatcttcacattgaggataccctccatcatgttgtgtggcactacaaccatgctcaatgggatagatttcgaacaaatctagcaacgcaaaactgggcatccatgaggcgctgtgggccatcagcagaagcagaattgtattcaatcacaatctgtaacctcatggcccagcatatcccccactctgccattaccatcaagctagggggtcagccctggttcaatgaagagtgaaggagggcttgccaggagcagcaccaggcatacctaaaaatgagatgtcaacctggtgaatcaACAACCTtgctgccaaacagcataagcagcatacgatagacagagctaagcgatcccacaaccaacggatcagatcaaagctctacattccttccacatccagtcgtgaatatatatcagatatccccatcctcaatgatgggggagcccagctcatcagtgcaaaagataagctgaagcatttgcaacaatctatagccagaagtgccgagtggatgatccatctcggcctcctcctgaagtccccagcatcacagatgccagtcttcagccaatttgattcactccgcatgttatcaagaaacgactgaaggcactagatactgcaaaggctatgggccctgacaacatttcagcaatagtactgcagacctatgctccagaacttgctgcatctctagccaagctgttccagtacagctacagcactggcatcaacccggcaatgtggaaaattgcccaagtatgtcctgtacacaaaaagcaggacaaatccaacccggctaattaccgccccatcagtctactctcaatcatcagtaaagtgatggaaggggtcgtcgacagtgctatcaagcggcacttgcttagcaataacctgctcactggcgctcagtttgggttccgccagggcatctcagctcctgacctcattacagcctttgttcaaacatgaacaaaagagctgaactcaagaggtgaggtgggagtgactgcccttgacatcaaggcagcatttgatcaagtatggcgtcaaggagccctagcaaaactggagtcaatgagaatcggggaaaactctccgctggtttgagtcatacctagcgcaaaggaagatgtttgtggttgttggaggtcaatcagctcagctccaggacatcactgcaggagttcctcaggatagtttcctaggcccagccatctacagctgcttcatcaatgaccttccttcaatcataaggtcagaagtggggatgtttgctgatgattgcacaatgttcagcaccatttgcgactcctcagaaaatgaagcagtctgtgtagaaatgcagtaagacctggacagtaatcaggcttgggctgattaagaggcaagttacattcatgccacacaagtgccaggcaatgattgtcTCAAATAAGagcaaatctaaccatccccctacattcaatggcattatgatcgctgaatcgccccactatcaacatcctggggcttaccattgatcagaaactgaactgaagtagccatgtaaataccgtggctacaagagcaggacagaggctcgggttgggtttgatttgcagacccgagccggcctttaatctgaattaatgacctagacttggatgtgcagggcagaattttaaaatttgcaggtgacgcaaaacttggaagtattgtgaactgtgagaaggataattatggacttcaagaggacataggttgGTGCAATGTGCGAacaggtggcaaatgaaatttaatgcagggaagtgtgaagtgattcattttactacagagaatgaggaaaggcaatataaaatcaaGATACAATTTTACAGggggtgcacaaatcattgaatgtgggtgtgcaggttgagaaagtagttaataaggcatgcaggatcctgggctttataagtaggggcatcgagtacaaaagcaaggaagttatgatgaacctttataaaacattggccagaattttatgctcccTGTGGGAGCAAGCTGGAGGCGGAGGGGGCATAAAAATTGAGTGAGAGGCGGAGGGGGTGGCGATGAGGTACCGTCGCCTTCCCACCTCTGTTGCAATTTTATGAGCGGCGGTGGAGATAACAATCTGCCTgcctgccacttaagggcttcctccctgGGCAGCTCAGCTCCTCAGGAGGCCTCCTTGCTGGTtgagggggggccctcctgatcgaacACCCTGTGACCCACGGAAGGCCTCCGCACGACATAAGCCACCTCCACTGGAGCACCTCCCCCCGCACCCTGCCTCGCAGGGCCCAGCcatttgtccccagcaaggccacacacacttacctcaattccGGGACcacctccattgctgctcctctcacttggtgtggtcccagcagtagccactgctcctgcTGGGActtttggaggtgggacatcctgcctcagaggggtggaagtcccgcctgaggccagttaagggcctgggccacataaaatcatggCGTGGGTTCTAGGCTTTTTGGTCAGTGGGCGGGGCTTCCGCcctgacgtaaaattccagccactgatttggcctcaactagagtattgtgtccagtgctgggcatcacactttaggaaagatgtgaaggcattggaaggggtgcagaaaCGATTGATGCGAATGGTCCAAgaaatgagagacttcagttacatggattaaTTGGTGAAGCTGAtactgttttccttagaggaggttgagagcagatttgatagacctcctgagaggtctggacagagtagataaggagaaattattcACGTTggaagggtggagaaccagaggacaccgatttaaagtgattgccaaaagaaccagagacaacatgaggaaaatatttatgcagcaagtggttaggatctggaatgctcttgcTGCAAGtatagtgtagtggaggcagattcaatgtggctttcaaaaaggacaagaaaagatttgcagagctacagggaaaaggcaggggaatggcacaagTTAAGATGCTccgcagagagcaggcatggacgtgatgggccaaaaggcggctttctgtgctgtaaccactctatgattTTAACTGATATTCACGTGCACTTTCTAGCAGTGGTCACTGTGTCCCAATTGGGACACTAATTGATATCTTTGGTCCTGGGATTCTGAAGCCAATTGTCCATTAAATCATTGAATGTTTATCAATTATAATTAAGGCATAACTAACTTTTGTAATTTAAACTTAACATAAGATAGTAGAAAATGTCTTCCAAAAAAACAAGTGGGGAATGATTTCTGGTTTACCTTTTTAGTGAAACATATGGTGTATATGTGAATATATTTTTATATTTGGAATGTCCTTTCATAAAAGTGGAGCATTGGTTTAATGCTAACATGGCAAACACTGAATATTGGACTACAAAGAGCAAATTGACATTAAGACACTCTCAAAATTATGCTTGTATCCAGATATGACAATTCCATGTTGCATGTTCGACTGTCATGTTCCTGATGCTTAATATATTTGTCATATAGAATATAAAGCTGAAAACTTTCCCTTAATTGACAGCAGAATCACAAATGTAGATGTTCTCATTATAATGACATTATATACATATCTAGTTCTTCCAGTCCTGATTGACTTTTAAAATCTTTATGGGGTTCTTTTAAGAGTTGTGCACTATTAACATTTGAAAAATTCAATAAAGAGATGATAAAAACTTAAATCACAAGCTCCTACCATTGATCCTGTTTGTACTTTTTTTCTTTCTTCTCTAAGTTCAAGTAGACTTCTTTCAGATTCCAACTCTGTGACACAGAGCAGGGGTGGACAGAATGAGATAGAGGAACAAGAACACAAAAATGATATGGTCATTAGAAAATGGAAAAAGGAGGCAAGCAAAGATTGCATGACCAATAGACACAAGGAAGAAACAATAAAATCAATGCAGAACTACAATGGCGAATTAATTTCAAATAATAGCAAAGAGCAGAGCCATTTGTTAGTCACAGAAGTGGGCAACACTAGGAGAAGTTATACCTCATCTGAATGTGTTAATGCTCAAACTGTCTTTCCAACTGACTTTGATCAGTCTGCTAACGGAAATCTGGCATTCAAGAGCTATACTCTTCAGACTAATGCTAATGGTTCTAATAAGAAACCTACAAAATATGTTGTACCAAAACAAAACTGCAAATATACAACTGCAAACAATTGTATCTCACCTCAGGCAAGAGATGACAATTTACAGCAAGTGTCAAGGAAGCAAAAGTGGAGATTTGAAGGATCTTCTGATGCCAATACCACAGAATATATGGAACAACATAATATAGCTTATACAAATATTGATCATCACGGTCCAAGTTGCAGCAGTTCTTGCCATTGCAAAGGCAACTTAACCACCATTTCAGTAGACAACCATTACCCTCTTTGTTCAAAGACAAGTGCAACTTCTATTATGTCATCCAAAGAAGCAGCAAAGACTTCAGAGAATCATAAAATAGATGACAAATACAGCAATGAATTGAATGAATGTGGAATGAGTGAAGAAATGATTCGGCCTCATACAAAGAATGAAACCGACCAGGAGCCTCCGATCTCAGAACAAGATTGGATGAAGATTTATCAGCCTGCTGTAGATGTAAAGGACTTGTGGTGGCTGTACCTAAACGATGGTTCAGGATCCTCACGTGGGGTAGACAGTCCTACTAGTGTGGAAAAAAAGAGGTGCGAGAACTtcagttgtaaaaaaaaaaaagacttaAGGATTAAAAGGGCAGCCATTGATAGCAGAGCAAGTTAGGATGAGTTTCATTTGAAATCTTAGGAAAACTGCAGTAGGATTCTGAACTGCGCCATAGGGAGGAATTTCCAGACTAAATATTGTATATGGGTTCGGTGCAGTATATACCACTATTTCTGGAAGTACCTGTATTTGCTGAGGCACTGCTTCATTCCTTGTACATTAATTGGGAGGGGGCATGTTGAGTTGCAGGAATTTTTTGacttctgacttttttttaaaaaagtgtcaaACTAAACTCTagttgtagcactctcaccttggagttagaaggttgtgagttcatgcTCCATTCTAGAGATTTGAGCATAGAATCTCTTTTACTAAGTGCATTTTGGAAACATTGGgtgaggaaaagggatgaggaacttcagttacatagattggagaagttgggactcttttccttggcgaagagacgattaagaggagatatgattgaggtgttcaaaatcttgaggggtctggacagggtagatagggagaaaccgttcccattggtggaaggatcgagaaccagagggcacagatttaagttaattggcaaaagaagcaatggtgacctgaggaaaaactttttcacgcagcaagtggttaggatctggattgcactgcctgagagtgtggtggaggcaggttcaatcaaggcattcaagaaagagttggattgttatctgaaaaggaaggatgtgcagggctacggggagaagggggGTAGTGGCAATAGGTGAACTACTCCTtcacagagccagcacagacatattgggccaaatggtctccttctgtgctgtaaacattctatgcttctatgaaaAGATTGTGTTTGCTACTGATGTTGCCTTGGCTCATATACCTAGATAAAGCACGAAGGTATTCGGGTGCTACCAGGTGCCTGTGGAGTTGTACTCGATTATTTGTCACCAATATCTACAGACAATGTGAaaattggggagagagagaaattgaagCCAGTGGTTCCTTAGAAGTTAGCAGTGGGACCTGACAATGCACAATTTGGCTGTTATGCACTTTTCTAGCTGGTTTTCACCCTGCATTATTTGATATTGCATTTAATGACTTGTGAGTCAGTGAATGGGCAATAGATAAAACTCAGTATCTTTGAAACACAGATTTAAAGATATCAAGTTTACCTTTTCATTTTATCCTTCCTATACCATTAACAGTGAGGAAAGACTGGAACTGAACACATTTAGTCTGGAGTCACCACTACGTTCCATGAATTCTTCGCCAGTCAGGGAAAGGTCGAGGGGCAAGAATAGCCTCCACGGTGACCTTTCTATGAACAACTCTGTTTCACCAGTGAGGCTGAGCACTAATGAGGACAGTGGAAGGATGTCTGCTAATAATGTAAGTTTTTACAGTCTACTTGTGATTTATCACTAGAGAAGGAAACAATTATGATCAGTTAGAGCTTTTGCCAGCACTGGACCTCTTTTTATAAAGATTTATTTGTACAGGTAATTTTCAAGTACTGTACACATTTGGTTAGAGAGAGCCCAATAGCAATCTTAATGGCTAGAATGAATAAGACCAGCAAACAGTACATTCTGATTTTTTTATGATACAATATTGAATCCAACCGACAAGGATCAGTtaacaaaaagcaaaaaaaaaagtatcTGCTAAAAATCtgcaacagaaattgctggaaacactcaagcaggtcaggcagcagttgTGGAGAGAACAATGAGGTAATGTTTCAGGTTTAGATCCTTTGCCATAATAAATAGGCAGTGAATATCCTACTGTGACAATGCACTTGAAAAGGTCTTGCATCCTGTTGAGTTTTGAACTGCATATACATTTACTACATGCTAATACAATAATTGCTGAAAAATGGCTTCTGGAAGCATTATTTATCTAACTTTATTAAATGGGAGGGTGGGGTGTCGTCCCAGATGTTTAACTTACTTTTGTTTAACTAAAACTTTAATTGATAACTTAGAACAACTAAGTTTCTATTGGAATCCTTGAATTTCAGAAACTTAACTGTTATACCTGACAAGCTAGCAAATTATATAACCTCACGTGTTAAGTGCATTTTTTTGTTAGAGCGAACAGTATCCGTTATTGCAGATTAATTTACATTCATTATGCATGTTATCTTTTGTGCACAAGAACGACTAAATGATATGTCTTTGTGTTAATGGAAATTAATGAGGCTTGTCAAATTCTCTTAAGACTTATCGCGACGACTGTTCACCAACGAGTAAACTGCAACGTTTGCTGGCTGAATCTCGGCAGATGGTCGCTAGCCTGGAGCGCAGCACTCAGCTTCCTCTTGGCTTGTCATCCTGTGCTAACAGTAATAGCAACATAAGGGTAAGTGAGGTTGCACAAaattatttctgtacttagagGGTAAAGAATAATATGTAAGTGGGGAAATCTTGTCTCATATAGGCTGTACTTCTCAACCAAAAATAAATGCCATCACAGTCATTAGCATAGAAACTGTAGAAATTATAAAAACTTCCCAAAAAAAAGTCTAAAAGTTAACGTATGTTGTATGGTGTATCTATATACTATAATAAGCATTGTGTCCATCCCCTTTCTTGGATCTGATTTGGGCCTTAAATATCTGAAGGCCTGAATATATTATTGCTCCTGTGGAATTGCAAGATCAATTAGATTTCACAGCTTGCAAGGATGGTGGTGATTTGCCTTACATTGGGCTGTCTAGCTCTTGGCACTTCAGTTTCTCTGGTCAAAGGACAGACCTGTTGCAGGGACAAAGCAAGTTTGCAAGCATCTCTTTCCATCACAATGCAGCAGATTAGCTGCGCAACCATGTGTCAGGTCAGGGAGAAAGTGGTTGCTGATGAACTTTTGAATTTACTGCTGTGGTTTCGGTCACCAACTTGAAAATGAAACAGAATCTGAAGCTAAGTGTTTAAACCCTCAGTCACCTGACTTGGAAGGATGTCAGCCCCATCAGCGAGCACATAATATACACAAGTATAACTGTATGTGGACCTCAAATATCTCAACTGCATGTTTTATGCAGTCTGTAATATAAAAATAACTTTTTGTGTCAAACCATACCCTGAAAGATTGTGTTAATTCCTTGCACAAAATAGGAAATTTGAGGGAAAGTAAAATGTTAAGCTCTAGATTAccttgttttatttttaaaaagtgaaaaaagCAGCAGTGCTAGTGAGAACATTGGCTAAGCAGTTCAGCCTGGAGAATTCAACTCTTGTCGATCCTGATCCGAAGTGAACCTGTGCACCCATCAACTCTTCAGGGTCCATTGCTGAACACAGCACAGATGCCATCACCACCCCTCTACTCAACGAACCTGTTTCCTCACCATTCCTGCGAATTGCTCAGTGCCTCATACTCACTAGCCCAAACAAACTTGCAAAAAGCGAGATCCCTCTTCTCGTCCAACCTCCCTGACTTATGAGTGTTGGTGTGAAAGATAGACTGGGACACTTTTGGATTTTGGAGAGAAGGGTACAAAAGTGGTAAATCATTTTTTTATATAATGTTTGGTATGCCTGGAAAATGCTTGTTAGCTAATGTTTAGGCCCTGCACTGTGAAATAGGATACCAGATTTTACATGTTTGCACCtaatatttgcagcacagaagcaggccgtttggcccaacaagtctatgccagtgtttgctccacatgagtctcttcCCACTTTACTTCACCTCAACCtatcaacatgtccttctatttctttctccctcatgtacattTCTAGCTTCCCCTTATGTACATTGGGTTTAGATCCTAGTATTGACTGACATTTACAGATGGGTTTTCCTCGAGGAACTAAGTTTGCAAAACTAATAGTAGAAGAGGGGCCCCTCTTCTACAATGACTGTCAACTGAGGGGGAAAAAAACGATATTCTATGTAGAGGTATTCACAGGTTGGATAATTCTGAGCCCTTGACCAAGGAAAATATGACTCCAGGAGTTAATTTTGAAGGTGAAATTGGAGACACTGAGAGTGAGCAGTGATGAGGTAGATACCTAAACTGCTCAAATATTAACAATTTACCATACAACTCCAAGTTCTATTTCATTTTCAGAGAGAGTAGACTGTTGTGTGTGGGAGGAAACGGCAACCTAAAGCCACATTGACCTAGTTTTCTTTCTGTATTCCCTCTCGCCACTTCCTAAACAAAATCTATTGGATAAATCTTTGTAAGCTGCTTTTAGTGTGACTTCTTTTAATCTACTTTAGGAAGATTTGTATTTGACAAGTGAAAATGGTTTCATTTTTTTGCTCATTTGTCTATCTCCATTCAGCATGCAAAGCTGAGTTCTTTTACCCATGGGATTTATAATAACGTGGTTTCTGTAGTTTAAAATTTTAAAGCTTTAGCTAGATGAGGACTTGTAGGAGCGGTAAACTGTGTTGTAAGGGTTGAACAGTGATCTTGTTATAGTCGTGCTAATTAGTGGAACCTGAAATCAGTAATTTTATTTGTAAatgtattgtcatgcagacccccacctgccaagaatgaggcatattaattttgtcataaacattgattttaaattgttgctggagtgaagaagtgaCTTGTCTTAAGATCACCAGATACTGGgcaggaaggacatttgcatactaagagacactgtttgtggagacaaaggactattccctgctccaattaacccaaatggattttaatcaccagacattgaaggtggaaggaagtgcattccagggcctgctaagacaatacaatccacaaacgcagaagtggttaagccagtaaGTCACATGACTGAGCTGCTGGCCAACGTGGGTTTttatttgtgccacacagaaaaattCAGAAggatttgcaactgaagctggaacaaggaagcctgtctcctggctgtctctttcgccttctcccaagccactggacccatggaagacatgtacacttcgagagaaaagactccaacatcgaaacaagttgacgtgtgaactgggccccaacaaatagcaggacttagcggcaaccaaagactccacattgaactcaaaggacagtaaataactgacagatattgcctcaaacttttcccctttattctttctactttttttgtctctatctgactgtgtgtttatcgcgtatgcaggctagcgtggtcgcgtcgcatattcgtagttggcaacctgattagagtttaagattaataaacttctacctttcttgtttaaatctaaggaaacctgtctgatttctttgccttacaattggagcagtgaacaaggattcactgaagggggtgctaaaaaccagtgtttctaaaattgaaccctgttacggttaaaccaggcaaaggctgagagggaacccgtagaccccttctcacctggtcgtaacagaattaATTAAACAGCACTACCAACCTCTAAACCTTCTAATTCTTTGGTGTGAACTCAACAGTGCGATATGCACTTCCCATTTGCCACCAGAAGAAAAAAATTGAGGCTATATCATGAAGAATAGTATCTTTGGAAATAACTTTAGCCAGCTGTTCAGTTAGAGCTCTGCTCATGTTAAAATTCAAGCTTCTGTTTTGTAGTTTGTAACTATCACCAattgtcatttggtagtacagaagttGATAATTGCtgcaaatagagacatgttgttcaagcttttcgtcttgcactcatcaggacaatacgcaagaataaccaatgtaagggaaaataacaccttatactgcatgagaagagagtgctgtttggttggtaagtgaactctgattggtagaggtgttgcgatggagaatgcaccagtttacagtgactgacagttaactcccAAGCttcatttgaaatttaaaccaggtagcttgagtctggtcaaggcattgccctgtggaatgaaccagtaaatgactgtcacttattttgttcagttgaaacaggtgcaatgtgtgtacactgctaatgttggacactgtgttttgagttttgcagtcatgttagatgtgattccgcgattggaccacATTTGCTatataatccgcagtgtgctaagaattacgctgacaaccaatttaagattgtcagtagggctctcagtgtggcgcatttgcacatatTGGAAGCTGCTGCTGCTTCTTCTTTgaactccttgtctcgagagacaatgggtaagtgtttagaggtggtcagtggtctgtgaagcagcgcctggagtgtctataaaggccaattctaaagtgacagactcttccacaggcgctgcagataaaattggttgtcagggctgttacacagttggctctcttcttgcgcttctgtcttttttcctgccaactgctaagactctttgactcgccactctttagccc carries:
- the ccdc62 gene encoding coiled-coil domain-containing protein 62 isoform X1, which codes for MEGNKSSGDSPLINPRNPVNASSSASESHLEQWHSTPKPKPSLENVSCSKSIGDSKMNFGKMQDFAVANAGRFKTCPTKANQPGPILNGSTKNNANVDLENATIQKQRNELQLLVAELKDRDKELNEMVAAHQKQLLAWEEDRLRILSLEERCAKVEHELRNRNEIIRSLSAQQKVLESQQADCLKTLSSTQQRLKEMSEKAAEAASNCEELEDRNKSLNSSMLELSAQVGQLQAREQELTTMLELKDKDMVEATNHIMDLTARFKTLEGALREARLNETNTRKEVHDCKQHSKKLRHEICKLKDELDEKTVENNEQREEIIRLKQERQYLGNELTLAVEREKRKDQILELARSKQERADTELHGLRQVNEKQQHDLQLLHLNLESSQELIQRQEEKILEISSSRLLSDSNSVTQSRGGQNEIEEQEHKNDMVIRKWKKEASKDCMTNRHKEETIKSMQNYNGELISNNSKEQSHLLVTEVGNTRRSYTSSECVNAQTVFPTDFDQSANGNLAFKSYTLQTNANGSNKKPTKYVVPKQNCKYTTANNCISPQARDDNLQQVSRKQKWRFEGSSDANTTEYMEQHNIAYTNIDHHGPSCSSSCHCKGNLTTISVDNHYPLCSKTSATSIMSSKEAAKTSENHKIDDKYSNELNECGMSEEMIRPHTKNETDQEPPISEQDWMKIYQPAVDVKDLWWLYLNDGSGSSRGVDSPTSVEKKSEERLELNTFSLESPLRSMNSSPVRERSRGKNSLHGDLSMNNSVSPVRLSTNEDSGRMSANNTYRDDCSPTSKLQRLLAESRQMVASLERSTQLPLGLSSCANSNSNIRDGSSL